TTGAGACGCTGCACGCCGTACTCGGCGTAGATGCCCTTGATGGCCATCATCGCCATCAGCACCTGCACCTCGCTGATCTGCGCGGGGTCGCGGGTGAACAGCGGCTCGATGAAGTTGGGCCGCGGGGCACGCACGACGAAGTCGACCCAGTCGGCGGGCACGTCGACGCGCGGCAGCGTGGTGCTGCGCCCGTCCACCAGCTCGTTGACTTGCGCGATCACGATGCCGCCCGAAAAGGCAGTGGCTTCGACGATGGCCGGCGTGTCTTCGGTGTTCGGACCGGTGTACAGGTTGCCCTCGGCATCCGCCGCGTGCGCGGCCACCAGCGCCACCTTCGGCGTGAGGTCGACGAAGTAGCGCGCGAACAGCTCCAGGTAGGTGTGGATGGCGCCGATCTCGATGCGGTTGGCCGAGACCAGCTTCGCCAGGCGCGCGCCCTGCGGGCCCGAGAAGCTGAAGTCGAGCCGGCGCGCCACGCCGTTCTCGAAGATGTCCAGGTGCTCGGGCAGGGCCAGCACCGACTGCACCATGTGCAGGTCGTGCACCCGCTGCGGATCCAGCTGCACCAGCGCCCTGGCGAGGAAGTCGGCCTGCTTCTGGTTGTTGCCTTCCAGGCAGACCCGGTCGCCCGGCTCCAGCGTGGCCTCGAGCAGTGCGCCGATCCCGTCGGTGGCCACCTGCTTGCCCACCAGCCGCCCGCCGAGTTCCCGCCGTGCCCTTGCCAGCCGGTCGGCACGGTTGACGGCCTTGGTGTTCCAGTTGATGCGGTCCATGAGGCGAACGGTATCGGACGCGCCCGACCGGATCAATCAACCTGGATCCAGGACCTTTACGCCGACCGGAACGGTCGGCGGCGCATCAGTTGAGCCCGGCCTTGACCTTGCGGCTTGCCGCCAGCAAGGCCAGCAGGTTCGGATCACGCTCGCGCGAGCGCAGGAAGCTCACCGCGATCTGCTGGCGGATGCGGTACTTCTCGGACAGCGGCACCAGCTTGACGCCGGCCGGGAGCACGCCCCGCACACGACCCGGCAGCAGCGTGCAGCCGATGCCGCCGCCCACGAGGTTCATCAGCGAGAAGATGTCGCCGGTGCGCATGACGACCGTCGGAGTGAATCCGGCCATGCGGAAGGCGTCGATGAAGCCGCTGTAGGTCACGAAGCCTTCGGTGAGGCTGACGAAGCGTTCGTCCGCGCACGTGCCCAGGTCCACTTCCCCTCGTCCCGCGAGCGCCGACGTGGCCGGCGCCGCGAAGAAGATGTCGTCTTCGAACAGCGGCTGCGACTCGATGTCCGATCCGCCCTCGGGCAGTCCCATGAGACAGGCGTCGATGGCACCGTCGCGCAGCTTGCGCAGCAGGTCTTCGTTCGAGCCGAGCACGAGCTCGGTCTGGATGTCCGGCTTGCGCAGCTTCAGCTCCATGACGAGCGCCGGCAGGGTACCGCTGGTCAGCGAATAGAGCGAGCCGATGCGGATGCGGTCGGCGGCGTAGCCGGCCAGCTCGCGCGTGGACCGGATCCCTTCGGCCATCGTGCGCAGCACGTCGCGCGCGACGTCGGCCAGCGCGTGTGCCGCGTCGTTCGGCTGCAGGTTGCGGCCTTCGAGGCGAAAGAGCTTGCACCGCGTGCCTGTCTCCAGCGAGTGCAGCGCACGGTGGACGCTCACCGCGCTCACGCCGAGCTGCTCCGCCGCCCGCGTGAGGTTGCCGGTCTCCATGAAGGCGAGCAGGATCTCGAGCTTGCGGAACGTGATCTCTTCGTCGATGCGAGGCAGCATGGTCGGCCCGTTGGACGGATTGCCGCAGGTTACCTCGTCCCGGGTCGATGGGCGTGCAGGTGCAGGTCCATCGCATCAGCCGCGGAACACGTGGCGATCGAGCGACGACTGCTTCATCTCGATCGAATAGCCGGGCCGGCTCGGCGGCATGTACGCCGCCCCGCGCACGACGCAGGGGTCGACGAAGTGCTCGTGCAGGTGGTCGACGTACTCGATCACGCGGCCTTCCTTGGTCCCGGCGATGCAGAGGTAGTCGATCATCGACAGGTGCTGCACGTACTCGCACAGGCCGACGCCGCCGGCGTGCGGGCACACCTTCAGGCCGTGCCGGGCGGCCATGAGCATGACGGCCAGCACCTCGTTGACGCCGCCGAGCCGGCAGGCGTCGATCTGCACCACATCCACCGCGCCGCGCATGATGAACTGCTTGAACATGATGCGGTTCTGGCACATCTCGCCGGTGGCCACCTGCATGGCGCCACGCATCGCGTCGCGGATGCGGCGATGACCCTCGACGTCGTCGGGGCTGGTCGGCTCCTCGATGAACCACGGCTTCGCGAAGCGCAGGTCCTGGAGCCAGTCGATGGCCTGGTCGACGTCCCACACCTGGTTCGCATCGATCATGAGCTGCCGGTCCGGGCCGAGCACCTCGCGCGCGATGCGCAGGCGGCGCACGTCGTCGGCGCGGTCACGGCCGACCTTGAGCTTGATGTGCGAGAAGCCGGCATCGACCGCTTCCTGCGCAAGTCGGCGCAGCTTCTCGTCGTCGTAGCCCAGCCAGCCGGCCGACGTCGTGTAGCAGGGATAGCCGTTCGCGAGCAGGTCGGCGAGTCGCTCGGCCTTGCCGTTCGCGCGCTCGTGCAGCAGCGCCAGCGCCGCATCGGGGGTGATGCAGTCGGTGATGTAGCGGAAGTCGATGCAGCGCACCAGCTGCTCGGGCGACATGTCGGCCACCAGGCGCCAGACGGGCTTGCCTTCGGCCTTGGCCCACAGGTCCCAGGCCGCGTTCACGACCGCGCCCGTGGCCAGGTGGATCACGCCCTTGTCCGGCCCGATCCAGCGCAGCTGGCTGTCCGAGGTGACGTGGCGCCAGAAGCGGCCCATGTCCGCGGCGATCCACTCCAGATCGAGGCCGACCAGGAGATGGCGCATCGCCTCGATCGCCGCGCAGCAGATGTCGTTGCCGCGCCCGATGGTGAAGGTGAGACCGTGCCCCTCGAGGCCGGGTTGATCGGTCTCCAGGACCACATAGGCCGCCGAGTAGTCCGGGTCCGCGTTCATCGCGTCGGAGCCGTCGAGGTGCTGCGAGGTGGGAAAGCGCACGTCGAGCACGCGCAGGGAGCGGATCGTGGTCATGGTGGTCGTTGTCGCTGACGCGGGTGGAAGGCGTGCTGCTCAAGCCTGGGCGACACGCTGGCGCCGGACGCCCAGGCCATCGATGATGCACACGAACCTGTCCGCCTGGTCCACGCAGGGTCGAAGGCGCGGCTCGATGGCCAGCGCATTGCCGAGCGTGCGGTCGGCGACCGGCGCGCGGTCGTGCCATTGTGGCGCGACCGCCGGCTCTCACTCGTGGTGGTGACGGTCCGGCCTGTGCCGGCGATAGAACGCGAGGGCGTTCTTGAACATCACCTTGTCGCGCACCTCGGTGCCCATCGGGGCGAGGTATTCCTCGGCGATGGCGATCTGCGCCTCGAAGGTGCCGTGCAAGCCGATCACCGGCCAGTTGCTGCCCCAGATCAGGCGGTCGGCGCCGAAAGCGGTCATCAGCACGTCGAAGTGCGCCTTGTACGAGGCGAGGTCGGTCGGGGACGGGAAGACCACGTCGCCTGGGGCGTACATGTCATAGAACGACGAGAACTTCATGTGCACGTTCGGGCAGACGTCGGCGAGTCGGCGAATCTCCAGTTCCCACGTGGGATCGACAGGCGGGGGACCCTTGGCGCCACCCAGGTGGTCGATGATGATGCGCAGGTCGGGCACCGCAGTGCACAGCGCCTGCACCTGATCCTTCGGGTTCTTCGTCCCTCGGCTGATGATGTCGAGCGTCATGCCGCGCCGTGCCAGGTCGCGCAGGCTGGCCAGCTGTGCCGGGCTGAGCGTGATGCCTTCGGCCGGACCCGTGAGATAGCCGCGGATTCCCACGAAGCGCGGGTCGCGCGCGAAACGCGCCAGGTCGCGGGCGAAGGTCGATGCGCCGATCTCGAGGTTGCCGACGAAGAACGAATAGAACCTGTCGTGCCGGACCAGGTCGAGGATCCACTGGTTGTCTTCGACGATGCCGCTCGCTTCCACGATCCCGGCCGTCACGATGCCGTTGGCCCGGGCGATGGCGGTGTACTCCGGCGGCAGCACGTCGCGGAAGATCGGCCCTTCCGCAGGCGTCGGCCACGGCACGCCGCCGGGTCGCGTGACCTGCCAGAAGTGAATATGGGTCTCGACGATGGGCCGCTTGCCAGGAGGCGCCCGGCGTTCGGCCTGCTCGACCGCAGCGCGCAGCGCACGGTCATCGGCATCGTCGTGCGCGCCCGCCGTGGGTGCCCAGGTCATGCTCAGCAATGCCGCCGCCGCGGCGGCCCAGCGCACAAAGCCTTTCCTCACTGTGCCCGTCATTTGCGTCTCCTTGTCAGGTGGGTCCGGGTGCTGCTCGAGCGCGAAGGTGAAACGTCCTCGGTTGCCGTCGACACCGTGAAGATCGGCATGGGACATCCGTGGCGGTGCCTCGAGCACGAACACCGCCGCGAGTCGATCGAGCCTCAGCCGTGGAACTTCTTGTGGATCGCCGCGAGCAGACCGTTGGTGGTGTTCGTCTGGATCCACTCGTTGATCCATCCCTGCAGCTTGGCCTCTCCCTTGCGCATGCCGATGCCCAGCGGGAAGCCCTTCATGACGAACTTGACCTCGATGTCACGCTGGGGGGCGCTGTCGCGGATCGTCTTGACGAGTGCCGGTGACGTGGCGACAACCTCCACCTGGCCGCTGGCGACGGCCGTGATCAGCGTCGCGTCGTCGTCGAAGCGAACGATCTGCGCGCCCTTGGCCCCCTCGGTCGCGAGCTTGTCGTTCGTCGTGCCGCGCGTGGTCGCCACCCGCTTGCCCGCCAGGTCTTCGAATCCCTTGATGGGGACGTTTTTCGGACCCGCGATCACGGACAGGATCTGCGCGTAAGGCACGGAGAAGTCGATGACCTTCTCGCGCTCGGGCGTGACCGACAGCGACGAGACCACGATGTCCGCCTTGCCGGTCTGCAGGAAGGGGATGCGGTTGGCGCCGGTCGTCTGCACGATCTCGAGTTCGACCCCGAGGTCCTTGGCCAGCAGGCGCGCGGTCTCGACGTCGGAGCCGGTGGGGTTCATCTGCCCGTCGGTCATGCCGTACGGCGGCACGCCGAGATCGATGGCGATGCGGATCTTCTTCGCGGCCTTGATGTCGTCGAACAGGTCGGCATGCGCGCTGGCCATGGCGGCGACGGCGGCGAGCGCCACAGTGCACTTGAGCAACGTGGAACGACGGATCATCGTGGGTCTCCTTGCAGTGGTGGACAACGGACACCAGCCTCGCAGGCTGTTGCCCCGGAACAAGCACAGCTCTTCTTTTTTGTGTGTGCAGCGTCGACGCGGTCGACCTTCGAGCCCTGCGACGGGGGACTCCGGTCGTCGCGTTCGATCGGGCTTTTTGGTCAGGCCACCTTGGTAAGGCCAATATAGTCACGTCGCAAAGCGGCCTGACCAGTGGAAACCCTCGACGCTGGAATCGCGTCACCCCGTGCATGCGGGATGCCGCTCGCAGCCGACTGTCGAGGGGCGGGGGCCGCACGCTTGCGGCGTCCTGTTGCCCAGGGCATTCCCCTGTCCCTGCCCGAGTGCCCCGAGCGCAGAATGGTCCGACGGCCAAGGGGAACAAGCATGATGTATGACCGGCTTGCCTTTGCACTCGTGGCGTCGATGACCGCCGGGATTGCAGCCGCACAGACTGCCGACAGCCCCGACGCCAAGCCGGCGCCCAAGCCGGAAAGCACCACCGTCACGGTGGTCCAGCCGAGCGAGCTGGCCGTTCCGCGCGTGCTGCCGCCCTGTGTGCCCGGCAAGTGTCCGTTTCCCGATCAGAAGGTCACCGTCATCGCCACGAAGAGCGCCATCAGCCTGGCGCTGCTCGAAGTGAAGGACGAGTTCGAGGCCGCCACCGGTGCCCAGCTCGAGATTGTCCGGGCGCCGGGCATCGAGCACTTTCCGACCATCATCTCCGACCTCACCAACCGTGTCGGCAAGTACGACGCGTCGATCGCCGGCGGCTGGTGGCTGGGCGACATGGTGGCCGGCGGGCACCTCCTGCCCTACGACAAGTTCTACGACGATCCGCGCTTTCCCAAGTGGAGCATCGACGACGTGCTGCCCGGCCCGCGCAACTTGCTGTCCTATGGCGGCAAGAAATACATGGTCGCCTACGACCACGACGGCCAGGTGATGTACTACCGCCGCGACCTGCTCGACGACGCACGTCACCAGGCGGCGTTCAGGCAGAAGTACGGCCGTGCGCTCGCGGTGCCGCAGACCTGGGCGGAGTTTCGCGATGCCGTGGAGTACTTCACCGGGCAGGACCTGAACGGCGACGGCACGCCCGACCACGGCATCGTGCTGGCGCTCAAGCCGGGCAGCCAGGGCATGTTCAACTACATGTCGCTGTCGGCTTCGTTCCTGATCGGTCCCACCAACGCCCGGCTGTACTGGTTCGATCCGCAGACCATGCAGCCGCTGATCGAAAGCCCCGGCCATCTGCGCGCCCTCGAGGTGTTCGTCGACCTCGTGAAGTTCGGTCCGCGCGAGATGCTGGCCTGGGACCACGGCCGCGGCTGGGACCACTTTCTCGCCGGCCGCGCCGCATTCGCGCTGACCTGGGGCGACCTGGGCGCGCTGGCGCAGCAGTCGGGCAGCCGCGTGAAAGGCAAGACCGGAGCGGCACCCATCCCCGGCACCCACGAGTACTACGACATCGCCCAGT
The Piscinibacter sp. XHJ-5 DNA segment above includes these coding regions:
- a CDS encoding extracellular solute-binding protein, producing MMYDRLAFALVASMTAGIAAAQTADSPDAKPAPKPESTTVTVVQPSELAVPRVLPPCVPGKCPFPDQKVTVIATKSAISLALLEVKDEFEAATGAQLEIVRAPGIEHFPTIISDLTNRVGKYDASIAGGWWLGDMVAGGHLLPYDKFYDDPRFPKWSIDDVLPGPRNLLSYGGKKYMVAYDHDGQVMYYRRDLLDDARHQAAFRQKYGRALAVPQTWAEFRDAVEYFTGQDLNGDGTPDHGIVLALKPGSQGMFNYMSLSASFLIGPTNARLYWFDPQTMQPLIESPGHLRALEVFVDLVKFGPREMLAWDHGRGWDHFLAGRAAFALTWGDLGALAQQSGSRVKGKTGAAPIPGTHEYYDIAQSKWVKTDGVNRVGNTTGASWAGVISRYSKVPEATYFLLALLANKEKSLVYAARGSDGVDPGRRFHFLAPEGTGSVAPYVKAGWDEADVRDYLSAFQRVFSDKQQFPYLRIPGTYSYWLALDLHLVEAASGQLSPAAALKATAVDFEEITIRLGRERQREAYRTSLGF
- a CDS encoding amidohydrolase family protein produces the protein MTGTVRKGFVRWAAAAAALLSMTWAPTAGAHDDADDRALRAAVEQAERRAPPGKRPIVETHIHFWQVTRPGGVPWPTPAEGPIFRDVLPPEYTAIARANGIVTAGIVEASGIVEDNQWILDLVRHDRFYSFFVGNLEIGASTFARDLARFARDPRFVGIRGYLTGPAEGITLSPAQLASLRDLARRGMTLDIISRGTKNPKDQVQALCTAVPDLRIIIDHLGGAKGPPPVDPTWELEIRRLADVCPNVHMKFSSFYDMYAPGDVVFPSPTDLASYKAHFDVLMTAFGADRLIWGSNWPVIGLHGTFEAQIAIAEEYLAPMGTEVRDKVMFKNALAFYRRHRPDRHHHE
- a CDS encoding L-fuconate dehydratase, which translates into the protein MTTIRSLRVLDVRFPTSQHLDGSDAMNADPDYSAAYVVLETDQPGLEGHGLTFTIGRGNDICCAAIEAMRHLLVGLDLEWIAADMGRFWRHVTSDSQLRWIGPDKGVIHLATGAVVNAAWDLWAKAEGKPVWRLVADMSPEQLVRCIDFRYITDCITPDAALALLHERANGKAERLADLLANGYPCYTTSAGWLGYDDEKLRRLAQEAVDAGFSHIKLKVGRDRADDVRRLRIAREVLGPDRQLMIDANQVWDVDQAIDWLQDLRFAKPWFIEEPTSPDDVEGHRRIRDAMRGAMQVATGEMCQNRIMFKQFIMRGAVDVVQIDACRLGGVNEVLAVMLMAARHGLKVCPHAGGVGLCEYVQHLSMIDYLCIAGTKEGRVIEYVDHLHEHFVDPCVVRGAAYMPPSRPGYSIEMKQSSLDRHVFRG
- a CDS encoding LysR family transcriptional regulator produces the protein MLPRIDEEITFRKLEILLAFMETGNLTRAAEQLGVSAVSVHRALHSLETGTRCKLFRLEGRNLQPNDAAHALADVARDVLRTMAEGIRSTRELAGYAADRIRIGSLYSLTSGTLPALVMELKLRKPDIQTELVLGSNEDLLRKLRDGAIDACLMGLPEGGSDIESQPLFEDDIFFAAPATSALAGRGEVDLGTCADERFVSLTEGFVTYSGFIDAFRMAGFTPTVVMRTGDIFSLMNLVGGGIGCTLLPGRVRGVLPAGVKLVPLSEKYRIRQQIAVSFLRSRERDPNLLALLAASRKVKAGLN
- a CDS encoding transporter substrate-binding domain-containing protein, which produces MIRRSTLLKCTVALAAVAAMASAHADLFDDIKAAKKIRIAIDLGVPPYGMTDGQMNPTGSDVETARLLAKDLGVELEIVQTTGANRIPFLQTGKADIVVSSLSVTPEREKVIDFSVPYAQILSVIAGPKNVPIKGFEDLAGKRVATTRGTTNDKLATEGAKGAQIVRFDDDATLITAVASGQVEVVATSPALVKTIRDSAPQRDIEVKFVMKGFPLGIGMRKGEAKLQGWINEWIQTNTTNGLLAAIHKKFHG